The Syntrophorhabdaceae bacterium sequence TGGGCCGGACCTGTAACTGGTGCGAACATTATAAATGCTACACAAAAACGGTCCAAAATGCAAAACGACAGACCTTAACCCTCCGTCAGATCCACAATACATCGCGGTTTACTGAATGGTTACCCGCGGGCGGAAAAACCCTGATGGAATCCAACTGTTCCCCGTGGGTGATCCTCATCGAAGGGCAGGGCAAGAAAATACTCCTGTGGTATGCCTTCCAGTATCAGGTCAGGCATATTTCTGAAACCGAAGCGTTCATAAAAGGCCGGGTCGCCTGCAAGAACGCAGCCCTTTGCGCCCAAAGACCTGATTGAAGAAAGGCCCTGATAAATGAGGGATTTACCTATACCTTGCATCTGGAATTCAGGCAACACGGAGACGGGACCGAGACCATACCAGCCGGCACTACCATCGGAGATCATTACAGGCGAGAAAGCGATATGACCGACTACCCGCCCATCCATTTCGGCGACCAGTGAAAGGATGAGTGCATCAGCTCTTCGTAATGCATCAACGATGAACTGTTCCGTCTGATTGCTGATTGGATGGTGCTCAAAAGCCGATTTCGTGACCTCATATATGGCTTCAATATCCGAAGCGGTTTCGTTCCTGATAATCATATTTCACTCCATTAATTGAACTGAAAAGACAAGAAATCCTGGCGATCACTCCGTCGCCGTCCGGCTTTCGAAACCGGTCCACCGAAACTTACCACCTATAGCCTTCATTGTCCAGAAAAAGTAAATATCCGGTCCGCAAAGGGAGGGACGCTGGATTGCGTGTCCGGAGTATAGTATGATAGATAAAGCGGAACCGACTGCGGTGCGAGGGCGGATGTGGGCCATTCATAAATAATCCACAGCACCGTAGATCGGGGGCAACAAGGAGACTTCTCGAGAATGAACATTATGGATAAATTAAA is a genomic window containing:
- a CDS encoding N-acetyltransferase gives rise to the protein MIIRNETASDIEAIYEVTKSAFEHHPISNQTEQFIVDALRRADALILSLVAEMDGRVVGHIAFSPVMISDGSAGWYGLGPVSVLPEFQMQGIGKSLIYQGLSSIRSLGAKGCVLAGDPAFYERFGFRNMPDLILEGIPQEYFLALPFDEDHPRGTVGFHQGFSARG